The Sorangiineae bacterium MSr11954 DNA segment GCGGCCGCACCGGGGCCCAGTCTGTCGGGCGCCACGGTGCTGGGCGCGGTGCAGCTGCCGGTGGCGCCTCCGCCGCCCGGCGCGCCGCCGCAGGTCTATGTGATGGATCCGGGCGCGCTCGCCGCCGGTGCGCCGCCCCACGCGCACGTGCCGCCGCATGCACAGATGCAGGTGCACCCGCAGATGCAGGCGCACGCGCGGGTGAGCACGCCGTATCGATCGCCCGAGCCGCGCCGAAAGCCGGCGAGCCGCGGGTGGTTGTGGCTCCTGGTGCCGCTGGTGCTCGGCCTGGGCGGTGCGATCACGTACGCGGCCATCAGCTGGCAGTCGGATGGCGACGTGACCGCCTCACCGGGCACGCCGGCCGCGACCTATCCGCCCCCGCCCGCGACCCCGGCCGACAGCGCGACGAACGCGCAGACCCCGGCGCCGCCGGCCAATACGTTGGCGCCGCTCACCGGGACCGGGCAGCCGCCGCGGCCCACGACCCCGGGCGCGCGTCCTTCGCCCAAGCCCTCGTCGGCGCCGTCCGCGAGCGCATCGAGCCCCGGGGGCGCGGTGCCGTTTCCGAGCATCCCCATCCCGCTGCCGTCGGCCATCCCGCTGCCGTCGGCCATCCCGCTGCCCTCGACCTTTCCCACCGCGCTCCCCAGCGGGTTTCCTCCGCTTCCAAGCGGGATGCCCGGCGGTTTTCCCTCCACGTTGCCGCCGTTTCCCTCCACCATTCCGCCCCTTGGACCCGCCCCGGCCCCCGCGCCCGCCGGTTCGTAACGACGCATGAAATCGCCCCTCTTCGATCCCCTGCGTCCGCTCTCCGAGGCTTGGCTCCGCGCGGTGCGAACGCCGCGCGAGCGGGCCATCGCAGGGTTCGTGGTGCTCTCCATCACCTCGGCGATGTTTCTCGCGCGCCGCGGGACGCCGGGCGCGCGCGCGGCCGCCGCGGCGGCGATCGCGGCCGTGATTGGCGCGGTCGTGTGGCTGCATTTTCGGGAGAAGCGCGCGTGGGACGATCCGGCGCGGATCATCCGGCGGATCGCGTTCTCGGCCGATCGGGAGCGCGCCGATCGGGCGCTGCGCGCGCTCTCGCTGGTGACCGAGGACGGCGAGGCGAGCACGGGGACCTCGGCGCCGCTGGCGCGGCTGCACGTGGAGCGCACCATCGCGGCGCTGCCGGGCGATCGCATCATGATGGGCGCGCGGCGGCGCGCCATGCAGTTCGGGATCGCCAGCGCCGTGTTTGGCGTGGCGGTGCTGGTGCTGGGCATCTGGAGCCCGTGGGCCATCCTCGAAGGGGCCGACGTGCTGGTGGCCCGCGGCGGGATCGCGCCGGTGTCGATGCGCTGGCTCGACGACGTGCAGATGCTCGTGCGCCCGCCGGAGTACCTGCACGCCGAGGAGTACCGGGAGCAGCCCTACGATATGGCGCAGCTCCACCGGGGCACCTTGGTGACCTTCGTGGGCCGGCCCCTGCACTCGAACCGGCGCATCTTTCTGACCGACGGCCAGAGCGAGATCCCATTCGCCGACGACGGCCACCATCGCCTGGTGGCGCGCTGGCCGTTGGGGGAGACGGTCACCTTGCGCGTGGTCGCGCGCTTCGGCGACGTGCGCATCGAGGAGCCGGAGGCCACGCCCATCACGTCGATCCCCGATCGCGCGCCCGAGGTGGTGCTCGAGGGCGCGCCGCGCAAGGTGCTCTTGGCGACCGAAACGGTGAGCGAGATCCCCATTCGCTACGCGGTGACCGACGATCATGGCCTGCGCGAGGTGCACCTGGTGCTCCGCTCCGCCGGGCGCGAAGAGCGCCGCGTGCTCGCGCGCCTCGACGGCGAGACCCGCAGCGATCGCGGGGGGCACGTGCTCAAGACGACCGATCCCTTCGTGAAGAAGAGCCACGCGCCGGTGGAGGTTCGGGTGGAGGCCAAGGACAACGATCCGGTCACCGGGCCCAAGTGGGGCGCCAGCGCGGCCATCACCTTGATTCCGCCCGAGGTGGGCGAGCCCGAAGCGCGCCGCATCGAGGCGCTCCGCAAGCTGCGCGACGCCTTCGTCGACGCCTTGGCCTGGCGCCTCGGGCACGAGGTCCCCAAGGCCGCCCCGGATCGCAAAGCCTTCGTGCGCGATCTGGTCCGCGGCGCCGACGAGACCTCCGATTTCCTGGAGGCGACGCTCTCCGGCTCCTACGCGGGGCTCCGCGTCCCCTCGCGGCTCCAAGCGATTTTGCGCGGCCAAATGCGCAAGGTGCGGGTGGCGGTGGAGCTCGAGGCGCGCGCGCCCGACAAGGCCAAGCACGACGCGACGGTGAAGGCCACCGAGCGCATCACCTTGGTGGTCGACGCCATCCTGCGCGGTCTGGGGCAGCGCGATACGCGCGACACCTCGCGCCGGCTGGCCGATGTGGCGGAAGATCTGGCGATGGGGCTCGCCGAGATGGCGCGGCACACGAGCCCGGCGCCGCCGTCGCCGCAGCAGCAGCAAGGAAGCGACAAGCCCTCCT contains these protein-coding regions:
- a CDS encoding DUF4175 domain-containing protein, which translates into the protein MKSPLFDPLRPLSEAWLRAVRTPRERAIAGFVVLSITSAMFLARRGTPGARAAAAAAIAAVIGAVVWLHFREKRAWDDPARIIRRIAFSADRERADRALRALSLVTEDGEASTGTSAPLARLHVERTIAALPGDRIMMGARRRAMQFGIASAVFGVAVLVLGIWSPWAILEGADVLVARGGIAPVSMRWLDDVQMLVRPPEYLHAEEYREQPYDMAQLHRGTLVTFVGRPLHSNRRIFLTDGQSEIPFADDGHHRLVARWPLGETVTLRVVARFGDVRIEEPEATPITSIPDRAPEVVLEGAPRKVLLATETVSEIPIRYAVTDDHGLREVHLVLRSAGREERRVLARLDGETRSDRGGHVLKTTDPFVKKSHAPVEVRVEAKDNDPVTGPKWGASAAITLIPPEVGEPEARRIEALRKLRDAFVDALAWRLGHEVPKAAPDRKAFVRDLVRGADETSDFLEATLSGSYAGLRVPSRLQAILRGQMRKVRVAVELEARAPDKAKHDATVKATERITLVVDAILRGLGQRDTRDTSRRLADVAEDLAMGLAEMARHTSPAPPSPQQQQGSDKPSSDRADAAAEVLTGGGRSLLALGSLGRDIGEIVSAYLARVARGRKDDDLHHAELAARDLAARLRQPDPSFGSKGQSGRAGGESGGGRGTEAGESGGEGDAPDDAERAFNEAAQELERLAQDHAGGINNVEQALAGAGSEDEMKQLSDEAKKHAAQVREATRSLPTIGAGSDSWTSKGAAAREHGEQMARSLEHGNPADAVASGRNALQALEEAKRTAAREKWSIFSPRDNDAEKKLDEAQKKLEPEVKWAEQKLEALRQRAAERAQSQLSREGEEEDKRAERAQKLGEKGREQGVPPPALDSLDAAERAAREAARALKRGEADKALERQREAQRMLEMAKEALGNNSGEGERAESEGDPSNDHADIPKADAHKGPEDFRRRVIKGLGQSSSGRHGDAVRRYAEGLLR